The following coding sequences are from one Natrarchaeobaculum sulfurireducens window:
- a CDS encoding AN1-type zinc finger domain-containing protein, with protein MAECRVCGDEITMPYSCTYCGRTHCGAHKLPEKHECPNLAQANTLGPELRQVYQTTPSSSPSKLSDKRVWIVAAVVLVGAIAVLLLL; from the coding sequence ATGGCTGAATGTCGCGTCTGTGGGGATGAGATCACTATGCCGTATTCGTGTACCTACTGCGGACGGACCCACTGTGGGGCACACAAACTCCCGGAGAAACACGAGTGTCCAAACCTCGCCCAGGCGAACACGCTCGGTCCTGAACTCAGGCAAGTGTATCAGACCACTCCCTCGAGTTCGCCGTCGAAACTGTCGGACAAACGGGTGTGGATCGTGGCCGCAGTCGTGCTCGTCGGCGCTATAGCGGTCTTGTTGCTCCTGTGA
- a CDS encoding aminotransferase class I/II-fold pyridoxal phosphate-dependent enzyme: protein MDPESVRESERVPHGGESDSDVLDFSANTNPFAPDGVEAVYADALEDSRRYPDDEHPEFRAAAADFAGCAPERVVPTAGGLAAIRLIVAVTLEPGDEALVPYPSFGEYAREIQLQGATPRFVAHDEVLSTGVDVLEDCALAVVCTPNNPTGEASDLDTLEAFADRCADAGTTLLVDEAFLGFTDLPSAASLEREHVVVARSLTKLFGLPGLRAGFAVASGDSLAALETARRAWSLGTPAARVGAYCLCQKEFVIETRERVASERDRMARALEGRFDVHPSDAPYLLCDVGDRDVSNVVGTARERGVAIRDATTFRGLEGHVRVAVKNRAANDQLLAALEVLDKADREDDRER from the coding sequence GTGGACCCTGAGTCGGTTCGGGAAAGCGAGCGCGTCCCCCACGGCGGCGAGTCCGATTCCGACGTGCTCGACTTCTCGGCCAACACTAACCCGTTCGCCCCCGACGGCGTCGAGGCTGTCTACGCCGACGCGCTCGAGGACTCCCGGCGATACCCCGACGACGAACATCCCGAGTTTCGGGCGGCTGCGGCCGATTTCGCCGGCTGTGCGCCCGAACGCGTCGTCCCCACAGCGGGCGGGCTGGCCGCGATTCGGCTCATCGTGGCGGTCACCCTCGAGCCCGGCGACGAAGCGCTCGTCCCGTATCCGAGTTTCGGCGAATACGCCCGCGAGATTCAGCTGCAGGGAGCGACTCCCCGGTTCGTCGCCCACGACGAAGTGCTGTCGACCGGCGTAGACGTCCTCGAAGACTGTGCGCTCGCGGTCGTCTGTACGCCGAACAACCCGACTGGCGAGGCGAGCGACCTCGACACCCTCGAGGCCTTCGCGGACCGCTGTGCCGACGCGGGGACGACTCTGCTCGTCGACGAGGCATTTCTCGGGTTTACCGACCTCCCGTCGGCGGCGTCTCTCGAGCGCGAGCACGTCGTCGTCGCTCGCTCGCTCACCAAGCTGTTCGGCCTGCCGGGGCTTCGAGCGGGCTTTGCCGTCGCATCTGGCGACTCCCTCGCCGCACTCGAGACGGCCCGTCGCGCCTGGTCGCTCGGAACGCCAGCCGCTCGCGTGGGCGCGTACTGTCTATGCCAGAAGGAGTTCGTCATAGAGACGCGCGAGCGCGTCGCGAGCGAGCGCGATCGGATGGCTCGAGCGCTCGAAGGCCGCTTCGACGTTCACCCATCCGACGCGCCCTATCTGCTCTGTGACGTCGGCGACCGCGACGTCTCGAACGTCGTCGGAACGGCCCGCGAACGCGGCGTTGCGATCCGTGATGCGACGACCTTCCGCGGCCTCGAGGGCCACGTCCGTGTCGCCGTCAAGAACCGCGCCGCAAACGACCAGTTGCTCGCAGCGCTCGAGGTGCTCGATAAGGCCGACCGCGAGGACGACCGCGAGCGATGA
- the cobT gene encoding nicotinate mononucleotide-dependent phosphoribosyltransferase CobT, producing the protein MRVILAAGTTETALIDGISAAGAAPELMAQTPSADVEILEYGRPTVSPVTPVSPTGCPTPAAVTRAVRDVVDFDLTIVDAGLARPTGSPTVDLEVPAGTDVREPTAVADAAAIFERAREFGASLPDEALLLGETVPGGTTTALGVLTALGEPAGVSSSLPDNPLERKERVVETALEASNLEPGACGAEPLAAIRAVGDPVQPTIAGIAAGALESGTDVTLGGGTQMVAIAAVLRHAGVDEPLSLATTSFVADDPSADLEAACDRLDCELTVTDPGFDGREHVSMQRYCAGEAKEGVGMGGVLSLVPDGEMSAVRDRFEAVCARLGIDENGVDPESGSDAAGDGTDAAAGADGGP; encoded by the coding sequence ATGCGCGTAATCCTCGCTGCCGGCACGACCGAAACGGCCCTGATCGACGGCATCAGCGCGGCCGGTGCTGCGCCCGAACTCATGGCCCAGACACCCTCTGCGGACGTCGAGATCCTCGAGTACGGCCGGCCGACGGTCTCGCCGGTGACGCCGGTGTCCCCGACGGGCTGTCCGACGCCCGCGGCAGTCACCCGCGCGGTCCGCGACGTCGTCGACTTCGACCTGACCATCGTCGATGCCGGCCTCGCACGGCCGACCGGCTCGCCGACGGTAGACCTCGAAGTCCCGGCCGGAACCGACGTCCGCGAGCCGACTGCCGTCGCCGACGCCGCGGCGATCTTCGAGCGCGCTCGCGAGTTCGGCGCCAGCCTCCCCGACGAAGCGCTCCTGCTCGGCGAGACCGTGCCCGGCGGGACGACGACCGCACTCGGCGTGCTCACCGCGCTCGGCGAACCCGCCGGCGTCTCCTCGTCGCTCCCCGACAATCCCCTCGAGCGCAAGGAACGCGTCGTCGAGACGGCGCTCGAGGCGAGCAACCTCGAACCGGGGGCTTGCGGGGCTGAACCACTCGCAGCGATCCGCGCAGTTGGTGACCCCGTCCAGCCGACGATCGCCGGCATCGCCGCGGGCGCACTCGAGTCCGGCACGGACGTGACCCTCGGTGGGGGGACCCAGATGGTCGCCATCGCGGCCGTCTTGCGCCACGCCGGCGTCGATGAGCCGCTGTCGCTCGCGACGACCTCGTTCGTCGCCGACGATCCGAGCGCCGACCTGGAGGCCGCCTGTGACCGACTCGACTGTGAGCTGACCGTTACCGATCCCGGCTTCGACGGCCGCGAGCACGTCTCGATGCAGCGCTACTGCGCCGGCGAGGCGAAAGAGGGCGTCGGGATGGGTGGCGTCCTCTCGCTCGTTCCTGACGGCGAAATGTCGGCGGTCCGAGACCGGTTCGAGGCCGTCTGTGCCCGACTGGGGATCGACGAAAACGGCGTCGACCCCGAGTCCGGGAGCGACGCCGCGGGCGACGGCACTGACGCGGCTGCGGGGGCCGACGGTGGACCCTGA
- a CDS encoding sulfatase yields the protein MEESNGCVGESHGTARNVVLVVFDTARAKSVGPETTSTLSELATTGTTFENAFAAAPWTLPSHASLFTGTYPSEHGAHGGHPALEDDLRTLPEAFSNAGFETVGVSNNTWITEEFGFDRGFDDLRKGWQYVQSDADMGAVVRGEDLREKLQATRRRLFDGNPIINATNILYSEVFQPAGDDGADRSTTWIANWLADRDDDRPFFLFCNFIEPHVEYDPPQEYAERFLPDDATDEEASAIRQDPRAYDCADYHLSARDFELLRGLYRAELAYVDDQLERLRRALEAAGEWEDTLFVVCGDHGEHVGEHGFFGHQYNLYDTLLHVPLVLHGGPFTDGGSRRELVQLLDLPETLCAATGVEDPALRHQSAGRPIQPEEPTDPREAVFAEYVAPQPSIDRLENRFGDLPDRVYEFDRQLRAVRTSEYKYVRGDDGFERLHHLPSDPFEETTIADTEPERVSTLRDRLETQFEPLGALEERESVAMREGTKERLADLGYL from the coding sequence ATGGAGGAGTCTAACGGATGTGTCGGCGAATCACACGGCACCGCCCGGAACGTCGTTCTCGTGGTCTTCGATACGGCTCGAGCCAAAAGCGTCGGCCCAGAGACGACGTCAACGCTTTCCGAACTGGCCACAACGGGGACGACGTTCGAGAACGCCTTTGCGGCCGCACCCTGGACGCTCCCGTCTCACGCATCGCTGTTCACCGGGACCTATCCCTCCGAACACGGTGCCCACGGCGGCCACCCTGCGCTCGAGGACGACCTCCGCACTTTGCCAGAAGCGTTTTCGAATGCCGGCTTCGAAACCGTCGGCGTCTCGAACAACACCTGGATCACCGAGGAGTTCGGCTTCGACCGCGGCTTCGACGACCTGCGCAAGGGCTGGCAGTACGTCCAGTCCGACGCCGATATGGGTGCGGTCGTTCGCGGCGAGGATCTCCGAGAGAAGCTTCAGGCAACCCGCCGACGGCTGTTCGACGGCAACCCCATCATCAACGCGACCAACATCCTCTACAGCGAGGTGTTCCAGCCGGCTGGCGACGATGGTGCTGACCGATCGACGACCTGGATCGCGAACTGGCTCGCCGACCGCGACGACGACCGACCGTTCTTCCTGTTCTGTAACTTCATCGAACCCCACGTCGAGTACGACCCACCACAGGAGTACGCCGAGCGATTCCTCCCCGACGACGCGACCGACGAGGAAGCGAGCGCGATCAGACAGGACCCACGTGCGTACGACTGTGCGGACTATCACCTCTCAGCGCGCGACTTCGAACTCCTCCGTGGGCTCTACCGTGCCGAACTCGCCTACGTCGACGACCAGCTCGAGCGGCTGCGTAGAGCGCTCGAGGCTGCCGGAGAGTGGGAGGACACCCTGTTCGTTGTCTGTGGTGACCACGGCGAGCACGTCGGCGAACACGGTTTTTTCGGCCACCAGTACAACCTCTACGATACGCTGTTGCACGTGCCGCTCGTCCTCCACGGCGGGCCGTTCACCGACGGTGGCAGCCGTCGAGAACTGGTCCAGTTGCTCGACCTGCCGGAGACGCTGTGTGCAGCAACCGGTGTCGAGGATCCAGCGCTTCGACACCAGTCAGCTGGCCGTCCGATCCAGCCCGAAGAGCCGACCGACCCTCGTGAGGCTGTCTTCGCCGAGTACGTCGCCCCCCAACCGTCGATCGACCGCCTCGAGAACCGCTTCGGCGACCTTCCGGATCGCGTCTACGAGTTCGACCGCCAGTTGCGGGCGGTCAGGACGAGCGAGTACAAGTACGTTCGCGGCGACGACGGCTTCGAGCGGCTTCACCACCTCCCGAGCGATCCGTTTGAAGAGACCACCATCGCCGACACCGAGCCCGAACGCGTCAGCACGCTCCGGGATCGACTCGAGACGCAGTTCGAACCTCTCGGCGCACTCGAAGAGCGCGAGTCGGTCGCCATGCGCGAGGGAACGAAAGAGCGCCTCGCGGATCTCGGCTATCTCTGA
- the cobS gene encoding adenosylcobinamide-GDP ribazoletransferase, which translates to MSSRWIGAVRGGLGFLTRLPVGFRDGDWDALRRTPAAFPIVGFVVGALAALPLLASDAVPASTVAFAYLLAVYAVTGIHHLDGVADLGDALVVHGDVDRRREVLKDTTTGVGAILAVGVVVVGLGLGGLGLAGLPVAAAVGVAIAAEVGTKLGMAAMACFGRASADGMGKGFTAATSPASFVAPAALALPAVALTWPHPAAGVAVVAAVAAIALPWAWATRHLGGINGDIFGAANEIGRVAGVHVGVIAWTLL; encoded by the coding sequence GTGAGTAGCCGCTGGATCGGCGCGGTTCGCGGCGGCCTCGGATTCCTGACCAGACTTCCCGTCGGCTTTCGAGACGGGGATTGGGACGCGCTACGACGGACACCGGCGGCGTTTCCAATCGTCGGATTCGTCGTCGGCGCGCTCGCGGCGCTCCCGCTACTGGCGAGCGACGCAGTTCCGGCGTCGACGGTGGCGTTCGCGTACCTGCTCGCGGTGTACGCCGTGACCGGGATTCACCACCTCGACGGGGTCGCGGACCTCGGCGACGCGCTCGTCGTCCACGGCGATGTGGACCGTCGACGCGAGGTCCTGAAAGACACGACGACCGGCGTCGGAGCGATTCTGGCGGTCGGGGTCGTCGTCGTTGGTCTCGGACTCGGCGGACTCGGGCTGGCCGGACTTCCGGTCGCGGCTGCCGTCGGTGTCGCAATCGCCGCGGAGGTCGGGACGAAACTCGGCATGGCCGCAATGGCCTGTTTCGGCCGAGCGAGCGCCGACGGGATGGGCAAGGGGTTTACGGCCGCCACCAGTCCGGCCTCGTTCGTCGCGCCCGCGGCCCTGGCACTGCCCGCGGTCGCACTCACCTGGCCCCACCCCGCCGCCGGGGTCGCAGTCGTCGCCGCAGTCGCCGCCATCGCGCTCCCCTGGGCCTGGGCGACCCGTCACCTCGGCGGGATCAACGGCGATATCTTCGGCGCCGCCAACGAGATCGGACGCGTCGCCGGCGTCCACGTGGGGGTGATCGCGTGGACGCTGTTGTGA
- a CDS encoding preprotein translocase subunit SecD family protein, whose amino-acid sequence MLSRRHTLAASGLTLVGLAGCLGSEDEEDLEESDDDGDDESGEDDEDALTATEPEASLVTTIDREDADDDDVDAEEIVLATYGDVTDLGDVEYEEKPNWYYVSVVFTDEAAETFVDELEAIDALENPTQQELTIHGDDEVLGSYALGPDLAETMADGEWDGTFQIIADEESQLEAVLDRFE is encoded by the coding sequence ATGCTCTCGCGACGACACACGCTTGCCGCCAGCGGTCTCACCCTCGTCGGTCTCGCCGGCTGTCTCGGCTCAGAGGACGAGGAGGACCTCGAGGAATCCGACGACGACGGTGACGACGAAAGCGGGGAGGACGACGAAGACGCGCTGACTGCAACGGAGCCCGAAGCCTCACTTGTGACGACGATCGATCGGGAAGACGCCGACGACGACGATGTCGACGCCGAAGAGATCGTCCTCGCGACGTATGGGGACGTCACCGATCTGGGCGACGTCGAATACGAGGAAAAACCGAACTGGTACTACGTCTCGGTCGTCTTCACTGACGAGGCAGCCGAGACGTTCGTCGACGAACTCGAGGCCATCGACGCGCTCGAAAACCCCACGCAACAAGAGCTCACCATCCACGGCGACGACGAGGTCCTCGGCTCGTACGCGCTTGGACCGGATCTCGCCGAAACGATGGCCGACGGCGAGTGGGACGGAACCTTCCAGATCATCGCCGATGAGGAGTCACAACTCGAGGCCGTCCTCGATCGGTTCGAGTAG
- the truA gene encoding tRNA pseudouridine(38-40) synthase TruA, producing MPTRAFRIAYDGTGYYGFQRQPDVDTVEDMLFDALRALEVLAPDADKPEGYAAAGRTDAGVSALAQTVAFETPDWLTPRAFNAELPADVRAWAVADAPEDFHATHGASRREYVYHLYAPQTTARLPGESQVVDDERYRAACEALSGPHDFHNLTPDDYNTGRSPTVEVRRDGEYLLVTVTASGFARELVRRLVSLAHDIGAGKEPLEKVDRVLAPEPLPGHEGIAPAPPEPLVLTHVEYPDLEFTVDPDAAASARAVFDAKTVERRTGARVAGQIADGMSRGR from the coding sequence ATGCCGACCCGCGCGTTCCGGATCGCCTACGACGGCACCGGCTATTACGGCTTCCAGCGCCAGCCCGACGTCGACACCGTCGAGGACATGCTCTTCGACGCGCTGCGCGCGCTCGAGGTCTTGGCGCCCGACGCGGACAAACCCGAGGGGTACGCCGCCGCCGGGCGGACCGACGCGGGCGTCTCCGCGCTCGCCCAGACGGTCGCCTTCGAGACGCCTGACTGGCTCACCCCGAGAGCGTTCAACGCCGAGCTCCCGGCTGACGTCCGTGCCTGGGCTGTCGCCGACGCCCCCGAGGACTTTCACGCAACCCACGGCGCGAGTCGTCGCGAGTACGTCTACCACCTGTACGCCCCACAAACTACCGCTCGGCTCCCGGGCGAATCACAGGTCGTCGACGACGAGCGGTATCGCGCCGCCTGCGAGGCCCTCTCTGGTCCCCACGACTTCCACAACCTGACCCCCGACGACTACAACACCGGGCGCTCTCCGACCGTCGAGGTCCGCCGCGACGGCGAGTACCTCCTCGTGACTGTCACTGCCTCCGGCTTCGCCCGCGAACTCGTCCGTCGCCTCGTCTCGCTCGCCCACGATATCGGCGCTGGCAAGGAGCCACTCGAGAAAGTCGACCGTGTTCTCGCCCCCGAACCGCTGCCCGGCCACGAGGGAATCGCCCCCGCGCCACCGGAACCACTCGTGTTGACCCACGTCGAGTATCCGGACCTCGAGTTTACAGTCGACCCCGACGCGGCGGCGAGCGCTCGAGCGGTGTTCGACGCGAAAACCGTCGAGCGACGAACTGGCGCACGCGTCGCAGGGCAGATTGCAGATGGAATGAGCCGCGGGCGATAA
- a CDS encoding adenosylcobinamide amidohydrolase, with translation MTEPIPDYEACRRDGVLRVRREGTEWLSTGADGGRTRGECAYNVSVPEGWTRTDLAAYVDERLERAGFDVGDADASGERPPALLTGVDIADARGARCGPVTAYATAGVSNPAALPMEPPGGSLPTDLEPATDDDHSTPGTVNVVVGTTRSLPDGALANLIAVTAEAKAATLLETTGFPGTTTDAVVVGHDPDGRSTRFSGSGTAVGAATRACVREAVRASLSAHYEDHDVGCPASVEEATYGVSTDVRATVFEPPTLE, from the coding sequence ATGACCGAACCGATCCCCGACTACGAGGCGTGCCGTCGCGACGGTGTCCTCAGGGTCCGTCGCGAGGGGACCGAGTGGCTCTCGACGGGGGCCGACGGCGGCCGCACCCGTGGCGAGTGTGCGTACAACGTCTCGGTCCCGGAAGGGTGGACCCGGACCGACCTCGCAGCCTACGTCGACGAACGCCTCGAGCGGGCGGGCTTCGACGTCGGCGACGCCGACGCGAGCGGCGAGCGACCGCCGGCATTGCTCACCGGTGTCGACATCGCGGACGCCCGCGGCGCCCGCTGCGGTCCGGTCACGGCCTACGCGACCGCCGGCGTCTCGAACCCGGCCGCGTTGCCGATGGAGCCACCCGGCGGCTCGCTCCCCACCGATCTCGAGCCCGCGACTGACGACGATCACTCGACGCCCGGCACCGTGAACGTCGTCGTCGGCACGACTCGCTCGTTGCCCGACGGCGCGCTCGCGAACCTGATCGCGGTCACTGCCGAAGCGAAAGCGGCCACGCTGCTCGAGACGACCGGCTTCCCCGGAACGACGACCGACGCCGTCGTAGTTGGACACGATCCCGACGGTCGGTCCACCCGATTTTCGGGCAGCGGAACGGCCGTCGGCGCCGCGACGCGAGCCTGCGTCCGTGAGGCCGTCCGCGCCTCGCTTTCGGCTCACTACGAGGACCACGACGTTGGCTGCCCGGCGTCGGTCGAAGAGGCAACGTACGGCGTTTCGACGGACGTTCGGGCGACCGTGTTCGAGCCGCCAACCCTCGAGTAA
- a CDS encoding carboxymuconolactone decarboxylase family protein, producing MTSSSAYSDVWESYTDLGEACADAGPIDDETKRLVKLGLAVVAQSEGAVHAHVRRGLEEGVKPNALEQVAVLSLPTVDFPQAIAALSWITGLDRDDGL from the coding sequence ATGACATCCTCCTCGGCGTATTCCGACGTCTGGGAGTCCTACACCGACCTCGGTGAGGCCTGTGCCGACGCCGGTCCGATCGACGACGAGACGAAACGGCTCGTCAAACTCGGGCTCGCCGTCGTCGCCCAGTCAGAAGGGGCCGTCCACGCTCACGTCCGACGCGGCCTCGAGGAGGGGGTCAAGCCCAACGCCCTCGAACAGGTCGCCGTCCTCTCGCTCCCGACGGTCGACTTCCCGCAGGCGATAGCTGCGTTGAGCTGGATTACCGGCCTCGACCGAGACGACGGCCTGTAG
- a CDS encoding NTP transferase domain-containing protein codes for MCGGKGTRLESDHEKPLFPIEGVSMVDRVSRALEGSRVETVYAAVSPNAPATRRHLEKRAIDGRDELSVLETPGEGYVADLLDVLERPAIEPPILTVAADLPLLEAPAVDRVLRAHGGRNASRTVCVPVALKRRLGVSVETTLEPTDHLAPTGVNVVGTTDESMIDVSYDPRLAVNVNRRTDANTAAKHLQRGGDPCA; via the coding sequence ATGTGTGGCGGGAAGGGAACCCGCCTCGAGAGCGACCACGAGAAGCCGCTGTTCCCGATCGAGGGCGTTTCGATGGTCGACCGAGTCTCTCGGGCGCTCGAGGGGAGCCGCGTCGAGACGGTCTACGCGGCGGTCTCGCCGAACGCACCGGCGACCCGTCGCCACCTCGAGAAGCGAGCGATCGACGGCCGAGACGAACTTTCGGTTCTCGAGACACCTGGCGAGGGCTACGTCGCCGACCTGCTTGACGTGCTCGAGCGTCCGGCCATCGAGCCGCCGATCCTCACCGTGGCGGCGGATCTGCCCTTGCTCGAGGCACCTGCGGTCGATCGAGTGCTTAGGGCCCATGGCGGCCGGAACGCCTCGCGCACGGTCTGTGTCCCCGTCGCATTGAAACGCCGGCTCGGCGTCAGCGTCGAGACGACGCTCGAGCCGACCGACCACCTCGCGCCGACGGGGGTGAACGTCGTCGGCACCACTGACGAATCCATGATAGACGTGAGCTACGATCCGCGACTCGCGGTCAACGTGAACCGACGTACAGATGCCAACACTGCGGCGAAGCACTTACAGCGAGGGGGCGACCCATGCGCGTAA
- a CDS encoding PfkB family carbohydrate kinase gives MTEVASLGSVNVDRIRYRPTDRITELETTHSWFPTAGETVRIDGTPATLEFETAADESAVGGKGANQAVAAARASADVALFGCVGVDEDANGICETLADRGVDVDDVAVTDRETGKAYVFVDEMGESWIAIVGGANETLDRAYIDANYDRLQAVDVLLLQNEIPVPTMTFLLERFEADESRPTVVFNAAPAAGAESLLEREAVDYVVVNDAEYRLLEETLAGVDGTVVRTRGGDDVILTGDVSYRATPPVADPIDTTGAGDAFCGYFAAALADGETPERAVDIAAAAGSVATEREGVQRAIPTNADVLEALEGDDR, from the coding sequence ATGACCGAGGTTGCGAGCCTGGGCAGCGTCAACGTCGACCGGATCAGGTACCGTCCCACGGACCGAATCACCGAACTCGAGACCACACACAGCTGGTTCCCGACGGCCGGTGAAACCGTCCGGATAGACGGGACGCCAGCGACGCTCGAGTTCGAGACGGCGGCGGACGAGAGCGCCGTCGGCGGGAAGGGCGCAAACCAGGCAGTCGCCGCCGCCCGCGCGTCCGCCGACGTGGCGCTGTTCGGCTGTGTCGGCGTCGACGAGGATGCCAACGGGATATGTGAGACGCTCGCCGACCGCGGCGTCGACGTCGACGACGTCGCCGTCACAGATCGAGAGACCGGGAAAGCCTACGTCTTCGTCGACGAGATGGGCGAGTCCTGGATCGCGATCGTCGGCGGCGCAAACGAGACGCTCGACCGGGCCTACATCGATGCCAACTACGACCGCTTACAGGCCGTCGACGTGCTCCTGCTTCAAAACGAGATTCCCGTCCCGACGATGACGTTCCTCCTCGAGCGCTTCGAAGCCGACGAATCCCGGCCGACCGTCGTCTTCAACGCCGCTCCCGCAGCGGGCGCGGAATCGCTTCTCGAGCGAGAGGCCGTCGACTACGTCGTAGTCAACGACGCCGAGTACCGCCTGCTCGAGGAGACCCTTGCAGGCGTCGACGGGACCGTCGTCCGGACGCGCGGCGGAGACGACGTGATCCTCACTGGCGACGTCTCCTACCGCGCGACGCCGCCCGTCGCCGACCCGATCGACACGACTGGAGCGGGCGACGCCTTCTGTGGCTACTTCGCGGCTGCACTCGCCGACGGCGAGACTCCCGAACGGGCGGTCGACATCGCTGCGGCCGCGGGTTCGGTCGCGACCGAACGCGAGGGCGTCCAGCGCGCGATACCGACGAACGCGGACGTTCTCGAGGCACTCGAGGGGGACGACAGGTAG
- a CDS encoding nucleoside hydrolase — protein sequence MTRPVLIDTDPGCDDALAILLALEHPDLEVVGMSTVHGNAPVDATTENARAILELLERTDVPVARGADRPLLVDLETAEHIHGEGGIKGDLPKPGPATRPVDVHGARFMVEQARVHAGDLVLAAIGPLTNVALALAIEPDLPDLLDELVVMGGAAFTRGNVTPLAEANFHSDPHAARRVVRDCSPTVVGLDVTREATLPPSRLETLEADGPLGRSVREWLTYYEAEYLDRYDIESAAIHDALVLAAVADEEMLETEPYSMEVGADDGLARGALVCDVEGVTGAEPNGRIAVDADYDRFRDLLGTTLERRLERTDGCVSD from the coding sequence ATGACCCGTCCAGTGTTGATCGACACCGACCCTGGCTGTGACGACGCGCTTGCGATCTTGCTCGCCCTCGAGCATCCCGACCTCGAGGTGGTCGGCATGTCGACGGTCCACGGTAACGCGCCCGTCGACGCGACGACCGAGAACGCCCGCGCCATCCTCGAGTTGCTCGAGCGGACGGATGTGCCCGTCGCCCGTGGGGCCGATCGGCCGCTGCTGGTCGACCTCGAGACGGCCGAACATATCCACGGCGAGGGCGGGATCAAAGGCGACTTACCGAAGCCGGGTCCGGCAACGCGACCGGTCGACGTCCACGGCGCGCGGTTCATGGTCGAACAGGCCAGAGTACACGCGGGCGACCTCGTCCTCGCGGCGATCGGCCCGCTGACGAACGTGGCACTCGCGCTCGCGATCGAACCCGATCTCCCGGACCTGCTCGACGAACTCGTCGTCATGGGCGGGGCCGCGTTCACCCGCGGGAACGTGACGCCACTGGCGGAGGCGAACTTTCACTCCGATCCGCACGCGGCCCGACGAGTCGTCCGGGACTGCTCGCCGACGGTCGTCGGTCTCGACGTCACCCGGGAGGCAACCCTGCCGCCGAGCCGACTCGAGACTCTCGAGGCCGACGGCCCGCTGGGTCGGTCCGTCCGCGAGTGGCTCACTTACTACGAGGCCGAGTATCTCGATCGATACGACATCGAGTCGGCCGCAATTCACGACGCCCTCGTCCTCGCGGCGGTCGCCGACGAGGAGATGCTCGAAACCGAACCCTACTCGATGGAGGTCGGCGCGGACGACGGCCTCGCTCGCGGTGCACTGGTCTGTGACGTTGAGGGTGTAACGGGCGCGGAGCCGAACGGACGCATCGCCGTCGACGCTGACTACGACCGCTTTCGAGACCTCCTCGGTACAACGCTGGAGCGACGACTCGAGCGAACGGACGGTTGCGTCTCTGACTGA